In Papaver somniferum cultivar HN1 chromosome 1, ASM357369v1, whole genome shotgun sequence, a genomic segment contains:
- the LOC113317221 gene encoding uncharacterized protein LOC113317221, which yields MNTIKATNGDFDVMRAALRGEWNDIINFYNLQQVEPSFNNIDLENDKNKVLVCNVTGDTILHMCVQYRRTDVMKQLLRIMPEARELLSRINRMGNTILHEAARTGIVEMATLILEKELDGGGDQVLISVPNLNGETPIYWAAMYGHKHMLLFLNITASNRGITSTSTTTSMVGPLTMRSTDGSTILHAAVLAKAYDVAMEIMEIYPNLASSKNGDGATPSHLLALSPTSFKSGTMYGEQYLGATPIVLAKKAAAIVYSLIPIKNYETDNEDNHITLQPDSSLKEKFKNHFRLLCKGFPVLKLIYNAKEQHTYAIQLLKKLLEKDYGQWTMSYDPPHGWDGSHNKNHENRHPLSAITTRVITYKVRERPIILATKLGIVEMFKEIIKAYPESIGVCDEEAGRNLLHLAAEYRHESIVEFLKSSSTKSKRNLDMLVVGIDREGNTPLHAAAKLGKHKPWHIRGAAQWMQWECVWFQRVKRMLPPAMLTVKNCNEQYAHQVFTETHIDLREQGEIWLKEGSDNCMLISALIATVMFACAFTVPGGNDSTSGRPLLLKNQDFGPFFHYVSYSLFFSLISLGLFLSIHAAPFNEHDFFFRLPLRSVFAITALFNSVTFIACAYFQTYMLVTAWTFPIGFRILDIGLASLGVLFFAELYVDSVVGFIRYLLDILFI from the exons ATGAATACTATAAAGGCCACTAATGGGGACTTCGATGTGATGAGAGCAGCACTAAGAGGGGAATGGAATGACATCATAAACTTTTATAACTTGCAGCAAGTGGAACCATCATTTAACAATATCGATCTCGAAAATGATAAGAACAAGGTTTTAGTCTGTAATGTTACAGGGGATACCATTCTTCACATGTGTGTTCAATACCGGCGAACTGATGTTATGAAACAGCTGTTGAGAATAATGCCAGAGGCGAGGGAGTTGCTATCAAGGATTAATAGGATGGGGAATACAATATTACATGAGGCAGCCAGGACTGGGATCGTGGAGATGGCTACGTTAATCTTAGAGAAAGAATTAGATGGTGGAGGAGATCAAGTGCTGATATCGGTTCCCAACTTAAATGGTGAGACACCTATATACTGGGCAGCAATGTATGGACATAAACATATGTTGTTATTCCTAAATATAACTGCTAGTAACAGAGGAATCACAAGCACatccacaacaacatcaatggTTGGCCCGTTAACAATGAGGAGTACTGATGGCTCAACGATTCTTCATGCTGCTGTTCTTGCCAAAGCTTACG ATGTGGCAATGGAGATCATGGAGATCTATCCTAACCTTGCTTCTAGTAAAAATGGTGATGGCGCCACGCCTTCACATTTATTAGCGCTATCACCTACTTCTTTCAAGAGTGGAACCATGTATGGTGAACAATACCTTGGGGCCACACCAATTGTTTTGGCCAAAAAGGCTGCAGCTATTGTTTATTCAT TAATCCCAATCAAGAATTATGAGACAGATAATGAAGATAATCATATAACACTACAACCAGATTCCTCATTGAAGGAGAAATTCAAGAATCACTTCAGATTGCTATGTAAAG GTTTTCCGGTCCTCAAACTCATATACAATGCAAAAGAGCAGCATACTTACGCAATACAACTCCTTAAGAAGTTACTTGAAAAAGATTATGGTCAATGGACGATGAGCTATGACCCTCCCCATGGATGGGATGGCTCCCATAATAAAAACCATGAAAACCGACATCCGTTGTCAGCAATAACAACAAGGGTTATAACTTACAAAGTTAGAGAGAGGCCAATTATTTTGGCAACCAAGTTGGGCATTGTAGAGATGTTTAAGGAAATAATTAAAGCATATCCAGAATCAATTGGAGTTTGTGATGAAGAAGCTGGAAGGAATTTGTTGCACTTAGCGGCAGAATACAGGCATGAGTCCATAGTAGAATTCTTGAAGTCATCATCAACTAAATCAAAGAGGAACTTGGACATGTTGGTCGTTGGAATTGATAGAGAAGGTAACACGCCACTGCATGCTGCTGCTAAGCTTGGAAAACATAAACCATGGCATATTCGCGGAGCAGCACAATGGATGCAGTGGGAGTGTGTTTGGTTTCAG CGGGTAAAACGTATGCTTCCACCAGCTATGCTAACAGTGAAGAATTGCAATGAGCAATATGCTCACCAAGTATTCACTGAGACTCATATAGATCTTAGAGAACAAGGTGAGATATGGTTAAAAGAAGGATCGGATAATTGTATGTTGATATCAGCTCTAATAGCAACTGTGATGTTTGCATGCGCCTTCACTGTACCTGGGGGAAATGACTCAACGTCAGGACGTCCACTCTTACTCAAGAACCAAGATTTTGGTCCATTTTTTCATTACGTATCTTATTCCTTGTTCTTTTCTCTAATATCTTTGGGTTTATTTCTCTCCATCCATGCTGCTCCTTTCAACGAACATGATTTCTTTTTCCGATTGCCTTTAAGGTCCGTGTTTGCTATAACTGCTTTATTCAATTCAGTTACTTTCATTGCTTGTGCGTACTTCCAAACGTACATGCTTGTCACTGCATGGACATTCCCTATAGGCTTCCGTATCTTAGACATTGGATTAGCTTCACTGGGGGTTCTCTTCTTTGCTGAATTATACGTTGACTCCGTCGTGGGATTTATCCGCTACTTGCTCGACATTCTTTTCATTTAA